In the Candidatus Aminicenantes bacterium genome, TCGGCACGCCTTCTCGTCGCTCAAAAAAGAAAGCTGGACCTCGCGTTGCGACAGAATGATTCCTACCGCTTTTTCCGCCGCTTTGGCGGCCTGATCCAAACCGGACCCACGGGCACCAATGTCATGGATCTGGGCGTGATCCTGATCGCGCCCGGTCGATTGCGGTCACGGAATCCCGAAAGGGTGAGATAAGCGACAGTTTTCTTTCACTCTGAAAGAAAACGGGAAAGGCGATAAGCGCCTCGTCAAAGGTCGCATTGCGTTTTTCAGTGTTTTCCGCTTTTTCCGTGAACTAATCTACGAGACTTGCCTGGGTTGCCAGATTTGGCTAGTCCAGCGGGCGCATCTTTTTGCGGGACTCGCGGGACGCGTCGATTTTTGGATCGCCTCGGTAATAAAGGCGACCGTGACTGGTCAGCCGGGCATTGAGGGTTTTTTCCGCCCAGACCCGGACGGTGCCATGACTGCTGTTGCGAACCCGGCAGTGATCGCAAGGCAATTGTCCGGCCAGATAATCCCCATGGCTGGTCATGGAGACATCCTGTTCCCTGACCTTGCCCGACTGCAGGCGCACCCGGCCATGACTGGTCAACCGTGCCACAATGCCGTCGGAAATCAACTCCCCTATGGTTACATCGCCGTGGCTTGTCAGGTTCAAGGTGAAATCATCGGTTTCCACCCTGTCGATGCGGATGTCCCCGTGACTGGAGAGACGGACCGCCGCACCGGGCCCGCTGAGTTCCGGCAGTTGCGCATCGCCGTGACTGGTGAGTTCCAGTCGGTTCAACTGTCCTTGGCGGACCGTCAAGAGGTAACGCACACCCCGGCGTGAAGACCACCCGCCGCGCAGATCCGGATTGTTCCCGATCAACAACGTGTCGTTGGATACCCGGGTAATGATATGAGGCAATATGTTGTCGTCTCCTTCGACGGTCAGTTCCACCCGGTCTCCCAGGGAAACGATAAGATCTCCATGATTGGTCAGGCGCACCCCCTTGAAATCGGAAGAGATCCGGCGCACATCCGTGATGACGCGCCCCGAACCCCGCAATGATTCAAAACATCCCTGCAGGCTGAAAGCCGTCACCAGCAGCGGGATCAATATCCACAAGCGATTCTTTATGTCCTCCTCCTTAATGAACAGGCGTATACAGGAGAAACGAAGCAGAAGCCCGCAAGGTTCCCGGCTCGACCGCAAAACCCGGCGCAAAAAGGCAGCGGCTTGATTTGCCACCATATCCGCCGTACAATCTCTGGTGCGAGTCCCTGCTGAGTAACGATCCGGGGCGGAGCAACCACTTGCACGGGAGGCGCCCTTGCAGGGGGATAGAGATGTTTCAACGGGTACCCTGCGTTGAAACGCGGTCAATGAGGAGGGGTTGATGCCTGCAAGAATCCGCTTGGCGATCCTGGCATTGGTAGCAGCCGCCTGGGCGTTGGGCTGCGGCTGGTCAAATCAACCCCGGAACGTGGTGCTTGTCGTATCCGACGCACTGCGCATGGACATGCTGGGCTGTTACGGCGGGTCGGCACACACACCTCATATCGACCGCCTTGCCCGCGAAGGAACTTTATTTGAAAACGCATACAGCACGGCGCCAACCACCATGCCATCAGCGGTTTCGATGTTAACTGGGTGTTACTCCCGTACATTTACTTTTGACAATCGAACGGTCTACCTGGATTTCTTGAACAAGCGGGTACCCAGCGCGT is a window encoding:
- a CDS encoding DUF2807 domain-containing protein, with product MVANQAAAFLRRVLRSSREPCGLLLRFSCIRLFIKEEDIKNRLWILIPLLVTAFSLQGCFESLRGSGRVITDVRRISSDFKGVRLTNHGDLIVSLGDRVELTVEGDDNILPHIITRVSNDTLLIGNNPDLRGGWSSRRGVRYLLTVRQGQLNRLELTSHGDAQLPELSGPGAAVRLSSHGDIRIDRVETDDFTLNLTSHGDVTIGELISDGIVARLTSHGRVRLQSGKVREQDVSMTSHGDYLAGQLPCDHCRVRNSSHGTVRVWAEKTLNARLTSHGRLYYRGDPKIDASRESRKKMRPLD